In Syntrophaceae bacterium, one genomic interval encodes:
- a CDS encoding AzlD domain-containing protein has protein sequence MDATLTIWAAIAACGIVTFLTRLSFIAIHGRVNMPQWFQRMLTFVPVAVLSAITLPEIMIQNGAVNLSPLNPKLLAGIVAVFVAWRTKNVWATIAVGMAAMWGFRLFTGA, from the coding sequence ATGGATGCAACGCTGACCATATGGGCGGCCATCGCCGCCTGCGGGATCGTCACGTTCCTTACGCGTCTGTCCTTCATCGCCATTCACGGCCGCGTAAACATGCCGCAGTGGTTTCAGCGCATGCTGACCTTCGTGCCGGTCGCGGTCCTGTCGGCCATCACGCTGCCCGAGATCATGATCCAGAACGGCGCGGTCAACCTGTCTCCGCTGAATCCGAAACTGCTGGCGGGGATTGTCGCCGTTTTCGTGGCCTGGCGCACGAAGAATGTCTGGGCGACGATCGCCGTCGGAATGGCGGCGATGTGGGGATTCCGGCTTTTCACAGGGGCATGA
- a CDS encoding phospholipase D family protein, producing MGRSFHLTIVSVFLSVFILCAIPIAVPAETVRNIPSVDVYFSPRGGCTRAIVTEIDNARSEIMIQAYSFTSAPIAKALVNAHKRGVKIVAILDKSQRSREYTSASFLVHAGIPVYIDSDHAIAHNKVIIIDGNTVITGSFNFTKAAEEKNAENLQIIRSTDVARLYLKNFDRHMAHSEFYR from the coding sequence ATGGGAAGGTCTTTCCATCTTACAATCGTCAGTGTGTTTTTATCTGTCTTTATCCTCTGCGCCATTCCGATCGCTGTCCCGGCCGAGACCGTCCGGAACATCCCCTCTGTGGACGTCTATTTCTCCCCCCGCGGAGGCTGCACCCGGGCCATCGTGACGGAGATCGACAACGCTCGCTCGGAGATCATGATCCAGGCCTACTCTTTCACCTCCGCCCCGATCGCGAAGGCGCTCGTCAACGCCCACAAACGGGGTGTGAAAATTGTGGCGATCCTCGACAAGAGCCAGCGAAGCCGGGAATACACCTCCGCCTCGTTCCTGGTCCATGCCGGGATTCCCGTCTACATCGACAGCGACCACGCCATCGCCCACAACAAGGTCATCATCATCGACGGGAATACGGTAATCACCGGCTCGTTCAATTTCACGAAAGCGGCGGAGGAGAAGAATGCCGAGAACCTGCAGATTATCCGTTCAACGGACGTGGCGCGACTGTACCTCAAGAATTTCGACCGCCATATGGCACATTCGGAGTTCTATCGGTGA